In a genomic window of Gloeocapsopsis dulcis:
- a CDS encoding IS630 family transposase (programmed frameshift) translates to MVKKYIVDLSVEERAELEQFSTTGRHAADQITRARILLKADSNQRGGSWHDKDIAAALDVGVTTVERVRRRFVEFGLKASLVRQPGGGRKQRCLNGEQEAHLVALVCSDAPNGRARWTMRLLADQMVQLGYVESVSHETVRQALKKTKLQPWRQECWVIPPEQNAEFVCQMESVLQVYQQCYHPDFPVVCLDEASKQLVKETVEPVAVKQRQPMRQDYKYERNGTANLFILCEPIVGWRHLKVTKRRTAVDYAYLLRDLVDIHYPDALLITVVQDNLNTHSPSSLYKAFEPAEARRILNRLEFCHTPKHGSWLNMAEIELSILARQCLNRRIPEFAVLQTEVAAWQEQRNHEQTWINWRFNTADARVKLHRLYPSIKA, encoded by the exons ATGGTAAAGAAATACATCGTTGACCTGAGTGTTGAAGAACGTGCTGAACTTGAGCAGTTCAGCACCACAGGACGACATGCTGCTGACCAGATCACCCGCGCTCGTATCCTACTCAAAGCAGATAGCAATCAGCGAGGGGGTAGTTGGCATGACAAGGACATAGCAGCAGCATTGGATGTAGGAGTGACAACGGTAGAGCGGGTGCGCCGTCGCTTTGTTGAGTTCGGTCTAAAAGCTTCCTTGGTGCGGCAACCAGGTGGAGGCCGCAAGCAACGCTGCTTAAATGGCGAACAAGAAGCACATTTAGTTGCGTTAGTGTGCAGTGATGCTCCAAACGGTCGCGCCCGATGGACAATGCGGCTACTAGCGGACCAAATGGTGCAATTGGGTTATGTCGAGTCAGTAAGTCATGAAACGGTGAGGCAAGCACTTAAAAAAACGA AACTTCAGCCTTGGAGACAGGAGTGCTGGGTGATTCCTCCTGAACAAAATGCTGAGTTTGTTTGCCAGATGGAGTCAGTGCTACAAGTGTATCAACAATGTTATCATCCTGACTTTCCCGTTGTCTGTCTCGATGAAGCCAGCAAACAACTTGTTAAAGAAACTGTTGAACCAGTTGCCGTAAAACAAAGACAACCCATGCGGCAGGATTACAAGTATGAACGCAACGGTACAGCGAATCTATTCATACTTTGTGAACCGATAGTAGGATGGCGACATTTAAAAGTTACTAAACGTCGAACAGCAGTGGATTATGCTTATCTGCTCAGGGATTTAGTAGATATCCATTATCCTGATGCCTTGTTGATTACAGTGGTGCAAGATAATCTTAATACCCATTCTCCCTCCTCCTTGTACAAAGCGTTTGAGCCTGCTGAGGCACGGCGTATTCTCAATCGCCTAGAGTTTTGTCACACTCCTAAGCATGGCAGTTGGCTGAATATGGCAGAGATAGAATTGAGCATTTTGGCACGTCAATGCTTGAATCGACGTATTCCAGAGTTTGCCGTGTTGCAAACTGAGGTAGCTGCCTGGCAAGAGCAACGCAATCATGAGCAGACTTGGATTAATTGGCGCTTCAACACCGCCGATGCACGGGTCAAACTGCATCGACTCTACCCCTCAATTAAAGCTTGA
- a CDS encoding DUF748 domain-containing protein: protein MTHFPDRPPEPDSHQRLWLLLGRSSIAIGALLLLAFVGGVSWGWIFINQRLVPLVERNLEQILGRPVDIGLVERLSLNSLRFSSASLPATPTDPDRLTADAVEVHFDPLPLLFNRRLELNITLDQPDIYIEQAKNGQWVSTQIKTPEGGAGFIQTDLETIRVRDADIVLVPNPEPGRPKGAVAIADVSGVARFLEENQRIKFELTGQPNTGGKLAIAGETRPAALQQTTLNIQAQNLLAADISRLIDLPINLQAGRVDGDLRVQLQPEGQPAIAGTASLNNVTAKIENVPNLFTNTQRKLLFQQDRTIALKNVTTHYGKIPVQIGGTLNTQKGYNLSGKVKAVSVNNLLNTLNVKSPFPTAGNITADIQLQDAIAKPILSGTASTIKTAQIDRIPFKDISGRFRLTTAGGTPEITFANIRATPTVGGQITGKGQIQLGTQPKVAFNFQGQNVPGNAVAKLYGTSPPIEIGDVSATAQISGSPGNIRTVAQLQAPEATYPGTAEVVVTNEGTLIRDAVFQVAGGTVTANGQINRNRQFQAVVNTSGVQLNSFSPQLRGQLSANNLRVSGNSFQLSDIQAQGQVRFSQGLALIEQPLTAQIRWNGEQIIVQKATAPGFNASGTVAVRLPQKEAPQIAGFNLDVQARDYDLQDLRLNLPGNVLSGNN, encoded by the coding sequence ATGACGCACTTCCCCGATCGCCCACCAGAACCAGATTCTCATCAGCGTTTGTGGTTGCTACTCGGTCGTAGCAGTATTGCTATAGGAGCACTTCTACTTTTAGCATTTGTGGGAGGCGTGTCGTGGGGATGGATCTTTATCAACCAAAGGTTAGTACCACTAGTTGAAAGGAATCTGGAGCAAATACTCGGAAGACCTGTAGATATAGGGCTAGTAGAGAGATTGTCACTCAATAGCCTGCGATTTAGCTCCGCATCGCTCCCAGCAACTCCTACCGATCCAGATCGACTGACTGCAGATGCGGTAGAAGTTCATTTCGATCCTTTGCCACTCCTATTCAACCGGAGACTGGAATTAAATATTACATTAGACCAACCGGATATATACATAGAACAGGCAAAAAATGGACAGTGGGTTTCAACCCAAATCAAGACTCCAGAAGGTGGTGCTGGTTTCATTCAAACTGATCTAGAAACGATTCGAGTGCGAGATGCTGATATTGTCTTAGTGCCAAATCCTGAACCAGGTAGACCTAAAGGTGCAGTGGCGATCGCAGACGTTAGTGGAGTTGCCCGCTTCTTAGAAGAAAATCAGCGAATTAAGTTCGAGCTAACTGGTCAACCAAACACAGGAGGCAAACTTGCGATCGCCGGAGAGACACGCCCTGCAGCATTGCAACAAACAACTCTCAATATTCAAGCACAAAATTTACTCGCAGCCGATATTAGTCGATTAATAGATTTACCCATTAATTTACAAGCAGGTCGAGTCGATGGTGACTTAAGAGTGCAGTTACAACCCGAAGGACAACCTGCGATCGCAGGGACAGCTAGCCTGAATAATGTCACTGCCAAGATTGAAAACGTTCCCAATCTATTTACTAATACCCAAAGGAAACTGTTATTTCAGCAGGATCGGACGATTGCCCTCAAAAATGTGACGACCCACTATGGCAAAATTCCAGTTCAAATCGGCGGGACGCTGAATACACAGAAAGGTTATAACTTATCAGGTAAGGTGAAAGCAGTTAGCGTCAATAATCTGCTAAACACGCTGAATGTTAAGTCTCCCTTTCCTACAGCAGGCAATATCACAGCAGATATTCAGTTACAAGATGCGATCGCCAAACCAATCCTGAGCGGAACTGCGAGCACAATTAAAACTGCACAGATCGACCGCATTCCATTTAAAGATATTAGTGGTCGCTTTCGGTTGACAACAGCTGGAGGAACACCAGAAATTACCTTTGCCAATATTCGAGCAACCCCAACCGTAGGCGGGCAAATTACAGGTAAGGGTCAAATTCAGCTAGGAACTCAACCCAAAGTAGCATTTAATTTCCAGGGTCAAAATGTACCAGGAAATGCTGTAGCCAAGCTTTACGGTACTTCTCCCCCAATTGAGATTGGCGATGTCTCAGCTACAGCTCAGATTTCTGGTTCTCCTGGCAATATCCGTACTGTAGCCCAATTACAAGCACCTGAAGCTACATACCCTGGTACGGCGGAAGTCGTCGTTACCAACGAGGGAACGCTGATCCGAGATGCTGTGTTTCAAGTCGCAGGTGGTACGGTGACAGCAAACGGTCAGATTAATAGAAATCGCCAGTTTCAAGCGGTTGTTAATACTAGTGGGGTGCAACTCAACTCCTTTTCCCCTCAGTTACGGGGACAATTGAGTGCCAATAACCTGCGCGTGTCAGGAAACTCATTTCAACTATCCGACATTCAAGCTCAAGGACAAGTGCGCTTTTCTCAAGGTTTAGCACTCATCGAGCAACCCCTGACAGCTCAAATTAGGTGGAATGGCGAGCAAATTATCGTTCAAAAAGCAACTGCACCAGGATTTAACGCGAGTGGAACCGTTGCCGTGCGCTTACCACAGAAGGAAGCACCCCAAATTGCTGGGTTCAACTTAGACGTGCAGGCGCGAGATTATGACTTGCAAGACCTCAGATTGAATCTACCTGGTAATGTTTTGTCAGGGAATAACTAA